From the Drosophila willistoni isolate 14030-0811.24 chromosome 2L unlocalized genomic scaffold, UCI_dwil_1.1 Seg168, whole genome shotgun sequence genome, the window ATTCTCTATATATAGACAACAAGCGATAGCAAATAGCAGTAGCTATTTTGATAACACAGCTTCCCAAGAGAACGcgtgagagacagagacaccTTAACATGCCTTCCTCCACCCGCTTAACAACATCCTCTAACCTCAGCCCCTTTTGCCTCATGCCTACCTCAACGTAAGCCACTTGGGTTTAAGaatttgctttgttttctcgtttttttcttttcccatGTTTAGAAAATACCCTTTCCTAACAAATTAGATTGACTTTTGGTAAGCTTTGCAGGGAGACTCAATATAGAAAGAGAATATGAAGAGAAGAATTGTATTCTTATCTTGACATTctagtaaattttttttaaggaaCCACTTGGTTTTTgtcaagttttttgttttttgagtttATATAAATCGGAAATAgttctatattaaaattatattctcCAAAATGtgattaaataaaattgaatagTTCCAATATGTATGCGAATTTCTTCTAAAATGTATAGATACactaaaacaataacaaaattgGCAATAATACTTTAAATGTATCCAAAGAATTAGTTGATGATTTAACATGTGGGATATCTAGAGggtaaaataaggaaaattacAACCTAGAAAAAGAAGCTcttaacttaaaaattttttctaCATCGACTTTCAACGCTGATTTCCACAGCTTTAAGAAAACAATAGATTACAGTATATAAATAATCAATTTTAGCATTGAATTGTAAGTTGTATAACTAAATAATTAGTTAGTCATACATAAGAGACCCAAGAATGATCAAGCTAAGCGAAAAATGTGGAACTAATAACGAATATTCTCTTCCAAGACGGCTAGTTCATTCTAGCTTTTTCTCTTGTGCCTCTCAAGTCTGTTGTCATTTGTGTGTGGGACTCAAACAGCAGGTTGTTGTTATTagggtttttgttgttgttttttattgggGCAGGCTTAGGAAATTTTCTTGCATGACATTGAAACGTCCTTGAAACTGTTCAACTGGAGGGTGGAGGTTGCCACGTGCCGCCCTGCCGTTAACTGATGAATGGACAATGCTTGTAATGGGGGTGAGGCAAAGGGGAAGGGGATGGGGTCGGCTTCCACTTTAGTATTTTGTTGCATATAGAATTTCATTGCCAAAACATGTTTATAAATTCATCGAGACTTGTTGTCATTTCCGTTTTAGCGTTATAATAATAGCGAGTGGAGTAGAGGGAAAGGGAGGGGAAGTAAACGGGAAGGGTATATGTATGGGTAGCAGTCAAAGGAGGAGGAAGCGTAGGAAAAGCTAAGCTTCAATTGTTTAGATTATAGATGGCTCGCTCTCACTCCCACTGTCTCTCTATCTTTTACTGTCTCATTCTAGCTCTTTCTCACCAATctcagtttttatttttttcatttttcttgctctctcttttcGGCACAATCAACAGTTTGTTGTTGGGAAAAAAAATGCTTAATTGACAAttcaatgaaattaaattggcTATTAGCTAACAGTAAAATAAGTAGCGAGAATTTTGCGCAGTTTAAGCTGCacttaaacacttttttttcgttttcctcGTGCGTGAGTAAAAGTACTTAAAATAAGGTAAGCGTCTGTGTGTCATACTCACCAAAATCCATAAATTGTTTGATTGAAAGCGGCGACGGATTGAATCCAGAATAGAAATCCAACATTTTGGCCAAACTGGACATCGAGGACGATGCGGCCGCCAGGCGGACGGGAAAGAGACGCATTTTTTTGTGGAGGCGGGTAGGATTGGTGGAGAACAAGCAAAAAAGAGAGCGAAAGTGCTAACCGGGGGCGGTGTGGAGCGGCTGTTTTTTTGGGCGGTTTGTGGTGTGCCGGCAGGCGCAATGTCCTTACTCTCACCTTTAccactcacatacacacacactcgcgagggcacacacacacaaacacgtAAGATAGGACGTTGACTTGTCGTTTAACAGCTGGCAATTTGTATTGTTATAAATcaattgatgatgatgatgttgaggATGAGCGAGAGCTTTTTGTGGTGTCGTATAAACTTAACAAAATCTTTACAAAATTGCCAATGTTAGCtcttattattgttgttggtacTGCTTTGTTCCGGTGCAGGTGATTGCCGATGCGccatataaaataattatatgtaACGTGGACTTTTGTtgtattactttttttttattttcaatttgttgttttgtttttgtgcgcCATTGGCAGACTGATTCTcatatggttttttttgtgctttttgtttgttgtttttcttgatttgaatCCAAATACAGGGCAAATACAGGTTCGACTCAAATAGGGGGGTTTGCAACAAAAGAGTGCACTCTTTGCAGTTCTTGCAAAAGTGTACCCAACTTCGAACAAGTGAGTATAAAAATAGTACCAACATCAGGTAAAGGGGCCGAACTCAAGCAAAGGAGTGGAAGAAATTCACAAGCGGCCCCAATTGGAAAATACTCTTCTCTTTTCGTAAGCAACGCTCTCTCAAATCAATCGATTGTCTTTGTTATCGATAGGCCGCTCACGAACGACGATAGCTTATCGCGTTGTTGCGATTGATCATCGATAACATTACACATCGATATGTTAGAATTGGGCGCAAATAGTCAAAATGAATTTAGTTTGAGGTAAAGGAATAATTAAAAGTTGTTTTAAGATTTTGAAGTAAATAAAACACATGCAGTCCTCGGTACATGAGTTGTCTAAGGGGCCCAGTCATTAaggcaactgaacaacgagaatatccgggttcgaatcccaggctagtgtatggatatagttttcgtctaagccgaatgccttagttgccagtgcttgtaaaatatagttaggttgatagtttacaactatatcctacactttaataataataataataaaaaaacacatacaaatgACAGTTGGCGATTTtttatttcccttttttttttaatttgaaaattattccAATTTTATTAGAACAATATTCCAAAAACCTAAATTTATTCACAccaaaacatatatatttaaattgaaaattttgaataaacaattttgaaaattatacAATGGATATAATGGATAGCCAgatctgcgtgtgtgtgtgtgtgtgtgtgcgtgcatgtggtgtgtatgtgtgtgtgtctgtgcgtTGCTAAAAGTAAGATGTGAGTAAAGGATTTTGGTTGAACtgctttttcaattttccatatatataaatatttttttcgtatttttttcttatttttttttaggtatatGTATAGTAGTAGTATACAGGTAGTATATGTTAATTCTATATAACTATTTTGGGTACTGTTggttaacaaaaacaaaaaaaaatcataacaATTCTCTGTAAATGGAAATcagcatgtgtgtgtgtttgtgtggtgtgtgtgggtgagaCGGGGGAGTCATATTAGGGGTAGATGTAGGGCACCTTTGATTTAAGATTTAATCGttatacacacatataagctatgtctctttttttatacttttttttttataaatacaacATTATAAAATGGATATTCAATATATgcacgtatatatatatatatatctcatATCTCTGCTGCTGCACTGGGGCACTTTTACTACTCTCTCCcccttatatatatataggtatatatatatatattcaccaccaccatcaccacAAACTACTGTTGTTCACCATTTAGTACACAAAACGATTCATATTCATTCCCAGTCCATTGCCACCACAACCTCCGGCCGATGGTGGTGGACCAcgatcatcgtcatcgtcaccCTCGTACCCGGTGCGTGTTATGAAATTATTCCCACTGGTACGTGTTGACCGTTTCATGGGCTGCTGCATCTTCAATTCATCGGAATAGACACGATTATCCTGCTTCACATAGTCACGCAAACGTCGTGGCAGCTCCTCCAGTGTCAACGGTGTTGTTATTGGAACTTGTTCCACTGGCATTGAACTACAACCGACGGCCGTATCGCTTGTATCATTCGAACGTCCGCACATCTGATAGAACAGAATATACGGCGTATTGGGCGAGGTGAGGCTATGCATCTCCTCGGGCTGGGAACTTGTCACTAAACTGTCATTGAATTTGTACCAATGTTTCGATTGATCGGCGGCAAATGTAAAATAATGCCCCGAATCCATGCTATAGCCAGCATGGACTACTCCAGCATATAGATCATAATGGACATTGGACATTTCCAGTAGCGAATCGGTCGAGCATAGTTTAACAGTGACCTACAACAAAGAACAGAAACGTAATTTTAACTAAATCTTAACTCAAATCATTCAGATTTTCAACTTACACTCTCATCATGGAACACCTTGTGCATTAGTTTGGTACGAAAATGATATTTTTGATCATACTTGAACTGTTTCAGTGTCAAGATGAGATTACGCGGTGCTTGGATTATACCAATGCGACGCTCGGCATCACATAGTTTCTTGCAGCGCGGACAAAAATATTGATTATCGCCATCTAACTTCTCGGGCGAACAATAGTATTCAATTAGATCCTGTACTGAATAATTTGTGGCACCCAAATCGTCCTTGTCATCGGGAAATGATAATTGCAATTCCCGGAAACTATCCTCATTGCGACTCTCCCAGCCGCAATCTAAGCATTTATAGGTGGTTGATAATTTACCAGCAAATGTCTTATCAATGGTTGATAAGGTTAATGGTTCGCCTGTTTGTTTTTGCAAGGGTTTCAACGATTTactgccgccgctgctgctacTGGTGCTGCTTGTGGTGATTAGATCACGATCCTTGCTATTATAGGGTATAACCTGGCATAGCTCACTTGATGGGGACGACTCCTCCTCTTCATTGAGATGATTCTGATGATTGTGTATCTCTTGCTCGTGCAGCAACTCAAGCAAATAACCTAGGAACTCGGAACTATCTTGCTGTAGACCAGGCGTAAAGCCCGGTGGCCGTGTGGCATTTAACACTCGCGATGGTGTCAATTCGTGTCGCAGAGAATAATGCATTAGAGCTATCTGTTGTTGCACCTTGGACAGCAAGAGAGAACCACTCTCAATTAAAAGAATCTCACGACTGAaactgaaatttaaaataaagaatttattttatgGCAATTTGGCAATAGTTTACGCCACTTACTCGCTGGTCATGGCCAATGCCTGGAGTACGCTATTCATATAACAGGTATTACCCAAATTCACCAGACCCACACGTGCATTTGTTCGTCCCAGAGTGGGTAATGAATTCTCATACATGGCCCGAGCAATGGCAACATAATTATGCGATGGTTCATACATTTGCAATGTTGTCTTAAGGGGGGCATATAGCTCATCATAGTCATTGAAGCGGAGCATTAGAGCATTGGTTATATCTATCAGTTTCTGCATGCAAACGAGAGCCTCGCTGCTGGCTTCATCTGTTGTACCAGACCGAGTCTTCAGATGATGCACATAACCAGGGATCTTTGGCAAGATCtgagaagaaaaacaagagGAAATAACCTGTTGTAAGTGCTCCAGTTCACTCTTTTAATAGTTACCTTATGGAAAATCTCTGGATTCTGATTAATATTCGATAGCATATGAAATACTATGGGAGCCGCTTTAGGACGCAGGGCGGGAAATAAAAATAGCATAAATAGCTTCTCAATATTATCCATAGCAATTTCATCTAGTAATCGATATTTGCCCTGTTCCCTTAGGCCAGTCAATAGAGCCATGACCCAAAGATTTAAATTCTGACAGAAATTGCATACTCTTATCCATTCGCAGAGTAATCCAACAGTTTTCCGTATGCTTGCATCCTTAACATTTTGTTCCAATAACGCTTGGACTGCCTCAATGATGACATTTGGCTGGAACAAATGGAATACAATCGCCACAGCATAGGATGGCGGCTCGTTGGCAGATTGTGTGATCATTTGGTAGACAACGGTCAAATAGTACATGAGATAACGTTTATCGCTGGCCAAAAATGCTCCAACTTGAATAATTTCCTCCTTGCAACGCTTGAGATCTTCAGCGGATTTGGCAACCTTCATATTGGCCAGCTCGTATAGTATGCGCTTATAGATGAGCAACATATTTTCGGTCTGATCTTGATGATGCAGTTGCTCAATGTTGTGTAGAACGGTCCTTAGATTTGTGAGAccatttttgtttgtgttgttgctgttgttgttggtggtggtagACGCGGAATTGGTATCTAAATCCTCCAATAATATTTCCACGCCCTCTTCGGAGATCTTTGGTGGCATTGTTCCTCCAGTTGTTGTTCCTGCTCCTCCGCCTACACCGcctcctcctccgcctccaGCAGGAGTTTCTGATGACTTTTTGCCACCAGTCGCACCATCGGAAGCATCTTGTTGAATCTCATTGTTATTCTGTTTGACAGCCATATTTACGAGTAATGCTGCTCCTCTCCCAATTAGATGTAGATATTGATGATGGCGGGGTCTCCTGGTCCTGCTAATGGATAGCCACTGGAATTTTAGCTTCTGTTTGGCTCGGGCACTGCGGCTGCGGCTATTTGGAGACCGTCGTATGCGCCGCGTGTCCTTGAACCTAACGCCTACTTTATGTTTCGTCGTTTTAGATTAATCTTCTAAACAGTGGCCAGTCCACATCCGCATGAGCACACCAACAATTGGGCCAATCTGGAGGAGCTGAAGAAAGGGAAAAATGTTGttgcataaataaatgaaatttaatcaaTGATAGAATCTCGATGGGGCCAGAAGAAGCTGCCATTGCCATCGTcatgtcatcatcatcatcctcctcTGCTCTGTCTCCTCGTTTCCACACTTCCCTCCCacactctctcactctttacctttgtttttgttttttttctttcttttctttcttctaaTGTGGCCCCGTTTCTAGGTTTATTCACTTCTGCTTTTAAattgtccttttttttattaagtcGATTTGCGTTCACTTTTTCGTTACACAAAtctaaattaatattattaccTTTTTGGACTGAATGAGAATGTGAaatgttatgttttttactttacttttaatttGCTTATTATATGGGTTTTCTCTCCCAGTGATGAACCGATGTTCTTGCCCCCTATTTTAGtgatttattgtttattttcatctgGCAGCACTCGCAAAGTACAGTGTTGCCAGAGCGGCAAAATTTATTGAAACCTTTGTGGCGAATTCGGGCTTGCTAGTCGAAagtatcaaaaacaaaaacaataaaattgaCTTGTGGCAACAATAAAAAGTAAACATTTGCAAAgcaaataaagtaaatatatttctaaatTACAATGCATCCTGGTCAAATCGAAGTCAATGAAATTACTGGCTATTGGACTTTTCTGGCAAGCGTAAGTCCAATCAATGAACCATAAATGCCGCCACCACGTTGAACTAATATATGTTCATATATATTCTGATTCCAGATCGATTGGTTAGATCCTTGGCTTATTGGTTtgatttgtatacatatacttacCACTTCTGCTGCTCTACTTTCGCGGAACAATACAAATTTTCAAGTTTCCCTGTTCTTAGTTCTATGTGAGTAGGAAAACataacaagaacaacagcaataaaCAACactaataacaaaaataactaaaacaaTGACTGATACAAATTGCTTTAACTACTTTATATTTTGTCATAGTGCTGGCTGTTTACTTCTCCGAGGGCATTAATGAATATGCGGCAACCAATTGGAAAACATTCTCCAAACAACAATATTTTGATAGCAATGGACTATTTATCTCAACTGTCTTTTCCATACCCATTCTACTAAATTGCATGTTTCTGATTGTAAGTGAGCACGGATGTTGAAAATGATAAGAAACGTTTTTCaccatttgtttttgttattgcaGGGCACTTGGCTTTATAGTTCAACGCAGTTAATGGCCAACTTAAAGACAGCCCAGATAAAGGAAAGACTGAGACAAGAACGTCTAAACCCATCAGGGGGAACATTACCAGTGGCAGCAGGTGAAGGAGGAAAAACGATTAAATCGGAGTAGTTTTAAGATTGACCCCATGTAACACGTCACGCTTGAGTCAGCCGTATAGAATTTGCTCGCTTTATTTTCTAGTTGAAGGGCACATTTGCCTTGTTTTGTGTCCTTTCTTAAATTTCGTTTTACTTAAGTCAATTGAATtgtctatatttatatatatgaatataccAAATTGTAACAATAAGGCTTTAGAgttgtaattaaaaattaagatgAAATATAGCCATGCAAAAATGTTAAGTTAAGAAtgaattttggttttttttgtaagaGATTTGTCCACTTTTTTATACTTAATGGCGTAAAAAGCGTAATATTTTGGTGTTGAAAACTCTTGAGTTTGTAGCCACTTATTGTTTACTAGGCCACAAAAGCCAATACATATTTTAAGAGTTATCAAGTTTTAGACGGTTTTTATCATATAGAAGATGAGTTATCTTCCTAAGTGTTGTAGTTTTAAATAAAGATCAAATAGAGCCAAATTGATTACAGTTTAAAATTTGGCGCACTTTCGATagttgttatcgatattgaaTGTCAATAAACCTGTAGATATGTAGAAACAGTACTTGACAAAAGAATTTacacataaacaaaaaaatgaataatttaaatttaagataaatgtatttaattaaaattaaacacaatTTTAATTACAGTTTTAGGTAACGCGCAAAGATTGCCATGTctaccatttttagtctttgtGTACAAGCAATTCGGGTGTCGACACACATTTGTCGATCActataattttgaaaagtttCCTAACACTATTGTATTGTATTCAGATGTCATTCACTTTACACAAAACAttcgaaatatttttaatctgTTGTCGTAAAATGTCGCATAAAATTAATAGTAACTAACAAATATAGCAAATTGTAAACTTGTCTTCCTGAACTAAATGTAGCCCTTCCCGGTGTAGATATCAGCAACACGTCATCAAGTCCAGACAAATAAGAACATCAGCATCCCATTgcgataaaaaaaagaaaaagaagaacgTCAACGGAAACGGAACGGAACGAGTGCTAATTTCGCCGACGCGTCATCAATTCTGAAGATATAAGAATAACATATCGCAAAATGGCAGCTATTGATATGAGTGGGAATATGCAAGTGCCTCAAGGGGTAACAGGTGGAGCTGGAGGATCTGGTGGCAGATTTAGTTTCGATCTACATAGGTAACAATTGATGTCATAAttgagagagacagagagaagtGTATCTTATCTGATGGCAATTtctatcttttcttttttttagtcTTCCCAAATTGCAGAATCTTCCATCACCCTTGGAAATCATACAAATTGTACGCAAATCTCTACGCCCATGGACTGTCTTCTTTAATATAAACAACTTCAAATCAGCCGTCAGCATGCAACGTCTCAACAATCGTGTGATGCGAAATTTATCCTATTTCCAAAGCaattatatattcatattcattgTCTTGATGATCTATTGTTTGTAAGTAGCAACGTATGTTCTTCTGATCCTCTATCCTTTGTAATAGATTGAAGAAATTACAATCTACAAAATCAAATAGATTTTCTATAACCCATCTAGTTCATTGATCTTGCGAATTTATCCTTTAGCATCCATCAATCCAGTCTCATTACGATCTATTCCTTACATTGTCTTGTTTCCCCCTTCTGATTTATCCTCTATTACACGTTTACTTTTTCTCCTATTGATATTTAGtcattaatttaaatattttccatttCTAGAATTACATCGCCCCTCATCTTGCTGGTTATAGTGGGTGCCGCTTTCGGCTGTCATAAGATTAGAACTCGGAACACAAATGTCACCGTGGCTGGCCATCAAGTGAccccaaaacaacaaataatcgCTGTAAATTTGATTTCAGCCCCCATACTCTTTCTAGTGGGTGCCGGAGCAGTCTTGTTTTGGACACTTGGTGCCTCGTGTTTCGTTATCGCAATGCATGCAATATTCTACAACATCGATGCAATTGTTACCGAGGAGAACGAAGGTTTTCTATCTGAAGTTGTCTAACCATTTACTCTCGAATACAACGAAAAAATATGGAGCAAGATATTTGCCACACAGGGGCCTTATTAGTTgataaaaccgaaaaaaatgaataaatatatacacatatatttatCTACCATAGCCAGTTGAGTTTTAGCGCCGATTGAGATCTAGATATTAATAAatcgacaacaacacaaaaaaagttgtagtagttgtttttttttttttagtttaaagtATTGTACATAAGACTAAACACTTAAAGCAAAAATAGACAGCttggaatgtttgaaatgtatgtaaatacaaaataatgcCATGAAATACTGCTTCAAAGTTCAAAATGGAAgaatttatgttttaaaatggtttttaaaaGGTCTCTATTTAAAAAATGGGGCTGGAAAAGGAAAacgtatatatttttttcaactttttaaactttgttggccattttatagtatttatatcaaaagtttaaaCTAAAACCGTTTAAACATCTCGAATTGTGGCACTTTAAGAAGTTTAGCAACtaaaaaccattaaaaattGGTCTAAACATTTTTGAGATTCTCATTTTTTGAAGAACTTTTAAAGCGGAATTAACTTTTTCACCTGTACTTCATAGCGAGtgtgtaaaatatatatatataatcgaTTGTAAAATAGTCTAAATAAATTCACTGAGGTACAGGTAGTTAAAACTACATCTAggaatgtgtgtgtttttcggtttttttatAGTATAAGTTTAGCTTTACATAATAAGTCTTCTTGGTCTTGGTGTGCCCTAAGCAAATTGGGCACTGGAAAGTGTtggagttgttgttgctgtcgtcgtcgttgttgtctCGTGCTCCTCGTCACTGGCATTTTGATCCAGTTTCTCGAAACCATTACGATTGCGATCCCTATCTAGTAGGCCACCCAACTTAAAGCCTTCTTTTTTCTCCCAGGCATGACGTCGACTGTGAGCGCCAAAGGGAAGGCAACCACCTGATGATAAAACAAAGAAACTAAATATtagtagataaatgcaaaaagTTAGGTACATGGATTAATctgaaaaccaaaataaaccaataaaatgaaaacaaaacaatgaaatGTTAATTATATGTAGATAGTATAAATTTTGtctatttatattttaaagagcatgtataaaaaaaaatgagattTCATGGACAGACAATTGGAATGCAACCAAAAGGAACTTAATAATTACAAATACtaccaaaaaataataatgagtTAAACAATaagtacaaaaaattattgacgcacacacaaaaaatacaaaaatatatatgagtTATATAGGGATTTGTGGTTGATTGGAGAGAGGTATTATTAGCACAGACTTTGATTGGACGAGGTCAGCTTGCGATAGACCAGGTCACTAGGAGGTGATACAGCAATGGCCGTTGCCTGATTACCTCGTTTCCGGCGCCTTGCCTGAACAATCAGGGCCAAAGCAAATGTGGATCCAGCAAAAAGTAACATAAGTGAGGCCACTATAATGGCTTTG encodes:
- the LOC6640985 gene encoding ubiquitin carboxyl-terminal hydrolase 38, giving the protein MAVKQNNNEIQQDASDGATGGKKSSETPAGGGGGGGVGGGAGTTTGGTMPPKISEEGVEILLEDLDTNSASTTTNNNSNNTNKNGLTNLRTVLHNIEQLHHQDQTENMLLIYKRILYELANMKVAKSAEDLKRCKEEIIQVGAFLASDKRYLMYYLTVVYQMITQSANEPPSYAVAIVFHLFQPNVIIEAVQALLEQNVKDASIRKTVGLLCEWIRVCNFCQNLNLWVMALLTGLREQGKYRLLDEIAMDNIEKLFMLFLFPALRPKAAPIVFHMLSNINQNPEIFHKILPKIPGYVHHLKTRSGTTDEASSEALVCMQKLIDITNALMLRFNDYDELYAPLKTTLQMYEPSHNYVAIARAMYENSLPTLGRTNARVGLVNLGNTCYMNSVLQALAMTSDFSREILLIESGSLLLSKVQQQIALMHYSLRHELTPSRVLNATRPPGFTPGLQQDSSEFLGYLLELLHEQEIHNHQNHLNEEEESSPSSELCQVIPYNSKDRDLITTSSTSSSSGGSKSLKPLQKQTGEPLTLSTIDKTFAGKLSTTYKCLDCGWESRNEDSFRELQLSFPDDKDDLGATNYSVQDLIEYYCSPEKLDGDNQYFCPRCKKLCDAERRIGIIQAPRNLILTLKQFKYDQKYHFRTKLMHKVFHDESVTVKLCSTDSLLEMSNVHYDLYAGVVHAGYSMDSGHYFTFAADQSKHWYKFNDSLVTSSQPEEMHSLTSPNTPYILFYQMCGRSNDTSDTAVGCSSMPVEQVPITTPLTLEELPRRLRDYVKQDNRVYSDELKMQQPMKRSTRTSGNNFITRTGYEGDDDDDRGPPPSAGGCGGNGLGMNMNRFVY
- the LOC6641081 gene encoding transmembrane protein 18; translated protein: MHPGQIEVNEITGYWTFLASIDWLDPWLIGLICIHILTTSAALLSRNNTNFQVSLFLVLLLAVYFSEGINEYAATNWKTFSKQQYFDSNGLFISTVFSIPILLNCMFLIGTWLYSSTQLMANLKTAQIKERLRQERLNPSGGTLPVAAGEGGKTIKSE
- the LOC6641075 gene encoding prenylated Rab acceptor protein 1, with the protein product MAAIDMSGNMQVPQGVTGGAGGSGGRFSFDLHSLPKLQNLPSPLEIIQIVRKSLRPWTVFFNINNFKSAVSMQRLNNRVMRNLSYFQSNYIFIFIVLMIYCLITSPLILLVIVGAAFGCHKIRTRNTNVTVAGHQVTPKQQIIAVNLISAPILFLVGAGAVLFWTLGASCFVIAMHAIFYNIDAIVTEENEGFLSEVV